The sequence CATTCCATTTCGACTAAACAAAATATATCCAAATATTTACTATCATGAGGTAACGGTCAACCCGTATTCTGTATTTCAATATCCCCCATACGACTTAGCGTTGGCGAGTAAAATTGCAGAAGTTGCGAAGCGAGAAGAGCTCGACATCATTCATGCCCACTATGCTGTTCCGCACGCTCTTTGCGCCTTTTTAGCGAAACAAATGGTTGGTGACCATTTGAAAATTGTGACGACGTTGCATGGTACAGACATTACCGTCCTCGGATACGACCCGTCATTAAGCGATTTAATTAAATTTGGCATCGAGCAATCCGATGTCGTCACAGCAGTATCGAATGCGTTAGCGGTTCAAACATATGAATTGCTTGACGTGCAAAAGCCGATTCAAACGGTATACAACTTTGTTGATGAACGTGTATACAGCAGACGACGAAACGATGAACTCCGTCGTCAATACGGTATCGCACCGCACGAAAAAGTAGTTATTCACGTGTCGAACTTTCGGAAAGTGAAGCGGGTATGCGATGTCGTTCGTACGTTTGCGCTCGTCGTCAAACAAGTACCTGCAAAATTGCTTCTTGTCGGTGATGGGCCAGAAATGACGGTCGTTTGTCGCCTTGTAAAAGAATTAAATTTATGCGATCACGTTCGTTTTCTAGGAAAGCAAGAAAATTTAGCGGAATTGTATTCCATTAGTGACGTGAAATTATTATTATCAGAAAAAGAAAGTTTCGGTCTCGTTTTACTGGAAGCGATGGCGTGTCGAGTTCCATGCGTCGGAACAGCGATCGGTGGCATTCCTGAAGTAATTGAAGATGGCAAAAACGGCTTTTTATGTGCGCTCGGTGATATAAACGATGCGACGCGTCAAACGCTTCGTTTACTGACGGATGAAACACTTCGCGAGACAATGGGGAAAAACGCATATGAAACGGTATACGAAAAATTTTATTCTGAGCGAATTGTGGCACAATATGAACATATTTATTTTCAACTTAAAGGGGAAGAACGATGAACGAACAGTTTCGGCAGGCGCTCTCTGTCATTAAAACGTTAAAACGCCATGGACATGAAGCGTATTTTGTCGGTGGTGCGGTGCGCGACTATTTATTACAAAGACCGATTGGAGACATTGATATTGCGACATCGGCCCACCCGCAAGAAGTGATGGCCATTTTTCCTAGAACGGTTCCTGTTGGTATTGCGCATGGCACAGTAATGGTCATTGAACGTGGCGTTTCATATGAAGTGACGACATTTCGAAAGGAAGGGCGGTATGAAGATTACCGAAGACCGAAAGATGTCACGTTCGTTCGTTCTCTTAACGAAGATTTGCAACGGCGCGATTTTACGATGAATGCGATCGCGATGAATGAGTACGGTGAGATCATCGATCCGTTTGGAGGAGTGGAAGCATTAAAGCAGCGCATCATTGAAACAGTTGGAGATGCTGCTGAACGCTTTAACGAGGATGCGTTGCGGATGATGCGAGCGCTTCGATTTGTCAGTCAACTCGGTTTTTCTTTATCACTGAAGACGAAACAAGCGATCATACAATACGGCCATTTATTACAACATATCGCCGTTGAGCGCATTGCTGTTGAATTTGAGAAATTGTTGCTCGGTCCATTTGTATCGAAAGCGATCGCACTTTTAGTGGAGACGAATTTATTTGCTTACTTGCCTGAGCTTGCAACAAAAAAAGAGGAGCTGATCAAGCTAAGTAGTTATTCTTTAGTACCAGTCGATCGCATTGAAGCATGGGCACAATTTGCATTTGTCGTTCACTTTCATCGTGAACAATTAAAAAATTGGAAATTGTCGAATCATCTCATTCGTGACATTTTGATTTGTTTAAAGGCGCTTGAACATATTCGCTCACTTACGGACTGGACAATCGATGCATTATACGAGTATGGACCGTACATTCCGCACATTGAACGTATACGTGCAGCTGTTTATGACGACAAACCGTCTGTTCACTCGTTATTGAAACAATGGGAAATGCTGCCGATTCGCAATCGAAAAGAGTTGGCGATCAACGGTCATGATTTGCTCGTTTTATTTAAGAAAAAAGGCGGTCCTTGGTTATCGGAAATGATTGAAAACATCGAGCGTGCCGTATTGCATCGTCAAGTAGAAAATGAGAAAGAGAAGCTAAAGGAGTGGGCGATGTGCAATCAGAAACGAGAAAACAATTGTTAAAACTATTTACAGAAGCAGGCGAAACATTTTTGTCCGGGCAAAAAATTAGCGAGCAGCTCGGTTGCTCACGAACAGCTATTTGGAAACATATCGAAGACTTAAGAAAAGAAGGATTTGAAGTTGAAGCGGTTCGCAAGCTCGGCTATCGCTTAAAAAAAATGCCAGATAAACTAAACGCTAATGAACTACAACTCGGATTAAAAACGAAACGTTTTGGCTGGAGTGTATACGATCAAGAAAGCGTGCCGTCAACACAACAATTGGCTCATCAACTTGCCCATGAAGGCGCCGAAGAAGGGACGGTTGTCATTGCGGAAGAACAAACGGCAGGAAGAGGCCGTTTAAATCGGTCATGGCATTCACCGAAAGGAACAGGAATTTGGATGAGCATCATTTTACGTCCGTCCATTCCGCTACAGCAAGCTCCTCAATTAACTCTTTTAGTGGCTGTTGCGGTCGCTCAAACGATCCAAGAGATAACAAATATCGTACCGGACATTAAATGGCCAAACGATATATTAATCAATGGTAAAAAAGTCGCTGGCATTTTAACGGAATTACAAGCCGATCCCGATCAAGTGCGAGCAGTCATCGTCGGCATCGGCATGAACGTCAATCAAAAACAGTTTCCAAACGATATTGCTCCAATTGCGACATCACTCGCGATTGAAACGGGACGAACGTTCCATCGGCCGAAAATTGTTCAAACGTTATTGCAAAAATTAGAACAGTTATACGAACAATATTTACAACATGGTTTTTTACCGATTAAACTGTTGTGGGAAGGCTATTCGGTAACGATCGGTCAACAAATTGTAGCGCGTACATTAAATGGAGCCATTCGTGGTGTAGCACTTGGCATTACAGATTCGGGCACGTTAAAAGTGCAAACAGAAGACGGAGCCGTTCATTACATTTATTCTGCAGATATTGAAATAAAAAAACAGTAGGAAAATTCCGAAATATTTGTTAAAATGAAAGCGGTTGATATTGGGCAGTATCTTTGTAAGAACTGCACCACGCGCGCACGCATACAACGTATTTATGATCATTTCTGCCTTGATCCGATGAAACGGACGGGGACAGAGGGATGGAGTAGAACAAAAGTCCTTCTTTCTCATTTTGGCAGAAAGAAGGCTTTTTTTATCCATTTCCTCTGCATATGAGAGGAGGATATTAATGAAAACAAAATTAGATTTTCTCAACATGAAAAAAAATCATGAGCCAATCGTTATGCTGACAGCTTACGATTACCCGTCAGCAAAACTAGCTGAGGCGGCCGGTGTTGACATGATTTTAGTTGGCGATTCACTCGGCATGGTCGTATTAGGATACGACTCAACGATTCCTGTGACGGTTGCAGATATGATTCATCATACGAAAGCCGTTCGCCGTGGCGCGCCACATACGTTTATCGTGACAGATATGCCTTTTATGTCTTACAGTACGGTGAACGATGCGTTACAACATGCAAAAGCGATCATGCAACAATCAGGGGCTAATGCTGTCAAAGTGGAAGGAGCAGGTCCTGTATTGCAAGTCATTTCCTCTTTAACACAATCAGGTGTACCTGTTGTTGCTCACCTCGGCCTAACGCCACAATCGGTCGGGGTGTTAGGTGGATATAAAGTACAAGGAAAAGATGCTGAAAGTGCTCGACGTCTTCTAGAGGAAGCAAAAGCGTGCGAGCAAGCGGGGGCGATCGCGCTCGTTTTAGAATGTGTGCCGAAGCAACTTGGCGAAGCGATTACGAAACAACTAGCCATCCCGACAATTGGTATTGGAGCGGGAGTTGGTACGGATGGACAAGTGCTTGTTTATCACGATGTACTCGGATATGGTGTAGAACGTGTACCGAAATTTGTTAAACAATATGCGAACGTTCAGCAAACGATGCAGCAAGCGCTAGCCGAGTATGTGGCTGACGTCAAAACACGTCAATTCCCGAGCGATGGGCAATCATTTATGATGAACGAACAACAATGGCTAGCGTTATACGGAGGGAAGTAATTGTGATTACAATCGAAAAAATCGAACAGATGCAAGACTGTATAATGGCTGAGCGTCAAAAAGGAAAAACGATCGGTTTTGTGCCAACGATGGGATACTTGCATGAAGGTCATGTGGCGTTGTTGGAACGGGCACGCAAGGAAAATGACATCGTCGTTTTAAGCATTTTTGTTAACCCGCTTCAATTTGGACCAAACGAAGATTTCGATCGTTATCCACGTGATTTTGAGCGTGATTATAAAATAGCTGAACGAGCAGGTGTGGACATTATATTTTACCCTTCTGTGACAGAAATGTATCCGCATGAACCGTCGGTCACAGTGAAAGTGCATGAACGAGTGGATGTGCTTTGTGGAAAGTCCCGCCCTGGTCATTTTGACGGTGTCGCAACGGTGGTGACGAAGCTGTTTCATATCGTCATGCCACATCGCGCATATTTCGGGCTGAAAGATGCGCAACAAGTGGCGGTCATCGACGGACTTATCCGCGATTTCCATTTTCCGATCGAACTCGTTGCTGTTCCGACAGTACGTGAAGACGATGGCCTTGCAAAAAGCTCACGCAACGTGTATTTAAGCGAGCAAGAACGGCAAGAAGCTCCGGCGTTATATGCTGCTTTACAAAAAGGAAAAACGCTCATTGAAGCAGGAGAACGTGACGTGGAGACCGTACGAAAAGCGATTGTGCACCATATTGAGCAATATACAACCGGCGTCATCGATTACGTAGAGATTTATTCGTATCCAGAGTTGCAGCCGCTCGACACGTTACGGGGAAAAATTATTGTTGCGCTCGCTGTGCGGTTTACAAATGCGCGTTTGATTGATAATATCGTTATGAACGTACAATAAGGGGGAAACACCATGTTTCGCACATTAATGAACGCTAAAATTCATCGTGCTCGCGTGACGGAAGCCAATTTAAACTATGTCGGTAGCATTACAATTGATGAAGATATTTTAGATGCTGTTGGCATGGTGCCAAATGAAAAGGTGCAAATTGTAAATAATAACAACGGAGCACGATTTGAAACGTATATTATTCCTGGTGAAAGAGGAAGCGGTGTGTTTTGTTTAAACGGAGCAGCAGCCCGTCTCGTGCAAAAAGATGATATTATCATCGTCATTTCATATGTACTCGTACCAGAAGAAAAATTAGCATCACACCGTCCGAAAATTGCGATTATGGACGAGCATAACCGCATTAAAGAACTCATTGTCCAAGAGCCGGCGGCGACCGTTTTATAACGGGCGCCGTGCCGCCTCTTTTTATTTGTCACATACATGCGAGGTGGAAAATAGATGAATGATCGCTTTGTCGTCGTCGATATTGAAACGACAGGAAATGCCCCGAAAAAAGAAGATCGCATCATCCAAATCGGTTTTGTCGTCATCGAGGGCGGCAAAGTTAGTGAACGTTTTTCAACATTTGTTCAGCCAGAGCGGGATATCCCGCTGTTTATTCAACAACTAACAGGTATTGATCATGCGATGGTGCATGATGCTCCGCCGTTCCAACATATCGCTGCGATGCTTGTTGAACAATGGGAAGGAGCTTATTTTGTCGCGCATAACGTTCAGTTCGACTGGGCATTTTTACAAGAGGAATTTATTCGTAGCGGAATACAACCACCGACATGTCGGCTTTTAGATACGGTAGAACTCGCTCGTTTTCTTATGCCGACACAATCAAGCTATAAACTGAATCACTTAGCCGAAGCGTTGTCGCTTGCGCATGATCGCCCGCACCAAGCAGATTACGACGCAGAAGCAACGGCGCAACTGCTTCTTTTTTTACTGCACAAGCTATCCCGTTTACCGCTTGTGACATTAAAACAATTACGCCGCCATAGTCAACCGTTAAAAAGCGATTTGACCGCTCTGTTAGATAAATTCATTTCCAAAAAAGAACGCTCGCTTCAAACGAATGAATCCATCGTTGAATATGAAGGCATTGCTTTAAAGGCGTGGGATTCGCCAAAACGAGTTGATCGTCATGAACATCTTCCATCTTTTTTACAATGGTTTGCCACAAATCCATTTGTGGCGCCGTTTGAATATCGAGAAGGACAAAAACAAATGATGGACGACGTTAACTATGCGCTACAAACGTGCCAACATGCGTTAATTGAAGCGGGAACGGGCGTCGGAAAGACGATGGCGTACTTGCTCCCGGCCGTCTTTTATGCGGTGAAGCAACAGCAACCAATCGTCGTTAGCACCTATACGCTCCAGCTACAAAAACAAATGATTGAAAAAGAGTTGCCGCGAGTTGCACAGCTCGTCCCTTTCCCATTTACGACCGCTGTTTTAAAAGGAAAGCGAAACTATATGAGCGTACGAAAATTTGCTCGCACGTTAAAACGTATCGATACAAATTACGATATTGCGTTAACGAAATGTCAATTGCTTGTTTGGTTAACAGAAACAGAGACAGGGGATGTTGATGAACTAAACTTAACGGCAGGTGGCGCGCTATTTTGGGAAGATGTACATAGCGATGATACGAATGAAGAATACGATTTTTTCGTTCGCGCGAAAGAAAAAGCGAAACATGCACATGTTATTATTACAAACCATTCATTTGTTATGCACGATTTAACAGCGGATGAAAAATTTTTGCCACCGTATGAACAACTCATTATTGATGAAGCGCATCATTTAGAAGATGTAGCTGCTCACTTTTTCGGAAGGCACGTTTCATACGAATACATTCGTTTATTGTGGACACGAATGAACGACATCGCTATGATACACAAAATGGGGGCGCTTCGCTCGCTTTTAGGGGATCTTGAATACGAACTCAATCAACTATTTCAATCTCTGCGTCATTATGTGTTGCGTCGTCAAAAAGGAGATGGACGTATGCGTTACCGTTTCGTCCCGTGGAAAGAATACGGAAAAGAGTGGAGCGGAACGATCGAGTTGCTTATGCGCATAATGAATGACGTGCAACAGTTATCACAAATGATAAACGATATTCCAAAAGAAGATGTGAAGCCTTTTACGACGTTTATTGATACTTTATGTACGTTGCAACATTTATTAACGAGCGATGATGATGATATTGTTCGTTGGCTCGAAGTAGATGCAAAAGCTGCAGTGAATGCAGTCACAGTTATTTCACAACCGCTCGATTTAGCTCATTTTTTTGCTGATCAATTATTTTCACGGAAGCGGAGCGTCATTTTAACTTCGGCTACGTTAACGACAAATGCTCGTTTTTCATTTATCATTTCGCGTCTTGGTCTTGACGATTTTTATCCATTCACACGCATCATTCCGTCTCCGTTTTCGTATGAAAAACAAGCTGCCCTTATGGTGCCAACAGACTTACCGACGTTTCCTTCGGTTACAGTTGAGCAATATGCGGAGCATGCAGCCCAACAAGTGATACGCATCGCCCGACATACAAGGGGACGAATGCTCGTATTATTCACATCGTATGAATTGTTAAAACAAACGTATGTGTATGCGAAACAATTTAACGATGATCAGTTTGTATTGCTTGCTCAAGGAGTGAGCGGAGGCAACGCAGCGAAATTAACACGCCATTTTCAACAGTTTGAGCAAGCGATTTTATTTGGCACAAGTAGTTTTTGGGAAGGAATCGACCTTCCAGGAAGCGAAGTGACATGCGTTGTCATTGTTCGATTGCCGTTTGCGCCGCCAGATGATCCGGTCATGGAAGCGAAAAGCGATTATATTCGCGCAAAAGGAGGCAATCCATTTTACGATTTATCGTTGCCGCAAGCAATTTTACGCTTTAAGCAAGGATTTGGACGATTAATTCGGACAAAAGAAGATCGTGGAATCATTTTCGTCTTCGACCAACGATTGTTAACAGCATCATATAGCAAATATTTTTTACAGTCGTTGCCACCTATTCGGGTATATCATGCGCCGCTTTTGGAGCTTTTACAACATGTAAACGAATGGCTATAAAATTCCCTTCATCGGTAAAAGATAAAAGATGTAGATGAAGGGAGTGGGCGTTTTGCAATGGGTGTTATTATTTTTGATATGCAATAGTTTAATGCATCCTTCAACATCAGCGGGGCATATTCAAAAAATTGATATGATGCTCGAAGAAGAAGAAATGGCGATTATTTTTTTGCCGCTTAGTGATGGGGAAGCGACGTTATTCAAACACGCAAGCGGAAAAACGGTATTGTTAAATACAGGGGCTCCGCATACAGAACGCGAACTAAAAAGATGGTTTGAACATTTCCATATTACCGAAATCGACGAACTTTTGTTAACGAGCGATGATCGGGAATATATCGGCAATGTGAAATGGATTGAACAAACGTACGGTCCGAAAGTGGTGAGCGAATGGAAAGAACAAAAGGTGTATGAACCGTTTCCCCATTTTCGGATGCAGCCGCTCTATATTGACAATGGAGATGTAACAATGTCGATTCAGTACGGGCGTCTTCGCCTTTTATATATGGCGCATGCGAGCGACGATGTGGAACAAAAGTTGATGACGATGCCGCTTAGTGATGTAAACATATTAAAAATTGCTCATTTCGGCGTCAATGATTACCCGCGTACATCGTTTTTAAAACATGTCGATCCACAAGTAGCAATCATTTTTAAGAAACATGGCAGCTGGACGAATGAACGGTTGCTTGAGCGGCTGTACGCTGCCTGGATTGATTGTTATGAGACAAATCGTTTTGGTGTCATTGTAGTGAAATGCAACTTAGAGGAATACGACGTCATGACATTTTAAAAAAGGGCCAGCGTTCGGCCCGCGGTGTGTACGATAGGATTTTTTTTAATTCAAATTGACTAATGTAGGAAATTGTTGCTACAATGAAGATGTTTATACACCGAAATTGGTGTGTAATTGTATTGTTTCCGTTCGCAATAAACGATATAAGTAACAAAATTTGTGCACATGGAGGATCGGGTCGTGGAAAGTAAAATCGAAGTATTAGCAACTGTAAAAGTTGAATACTCATCAGACTTATATAAAATTGTTGATTGTTTAAACCGGACGTTAAAAGAAAAAGACTTAATGTTTGGACTAGCGCTTGATGAAGAAAATAAAGAAAAGGCTGTATTTACGATTTATCGAACGTAAGAAGGGATGAAAATGAAGAAGGTTTTGATTGCCTTCGTATGCTTGTTGTTTACGGCGTTATTTCTATATATCGACGCATATAGTGATGCGGTATCATCTAAAAACGAAAGTGAACAACGTGCGATGAAACAGGCAGAGAAAAAAGGGATCATCCATATCGATGACGTATATACGTACCGAGGTAGTGAGGTATACGTGATCGTCATAGGAAAAAATGATGAAGGTGAACAAATGATTGCGTGGGTGACAGAAAAAGGGGAAATTATCGATGTTCGAAAGGCTTCGGAAGGTATTACGAAACAACAAGCGCAATCGTCCATTAAAACGTATCATCCGAAAGAAGTCGTATCAGTAAAATTAGGAATGGAAAAAGGGATCCCGCTATGGGAAATTACATATATTGACGAACGAGACCGTTATTCGTTTTATTACGTTCGTTTTGAAGACGGGGCCTTTTTGAAAAGATATCATTTTGCGAGGGGGAAGGATTCATGAAGTTAGCGAAGCGCGTCGCATCATTAACGCCATCATCAACGCTTGC comes from Anoxybacillus flavithermus and encodes:
- the bshA gene encoding N-acetyl-alpha-D-glucosaminyl L-malate synthase BshA, whose product is MKLKIGIVCYPSVGGSGVVATELGKMLAERGHDIHFISSSIPFRLNKIYPNIYYHEVTVNPYSVFQYPPYDLALASKIAEVAKREELDIIHAHYAVPHALCAFLAKQMVGDHLKIVTTLHGTDITVLGYDPSLSDLIKFGIEQSDVVTAVSNALAVQTYELLDVQKPIQTVYNFVDERVYSRRRNDELRRQYGIAPHEKVVIHVSNFRKVKRVCDVVRTFALVVKQVPAKLLLVGDGPEMTVVCRLVKELNLCDHVRFLGKQENLAELYSISDVKLLLSEKESFGLVLLEAMACRVPCVGTAIGGIPEVIEDGKNGFLCALGDINDATRQTLRLLTDETLRETMGKNAYETVYEKFYSERIVAQYEHIYFQLKGEER
- a CDS encoding CCA tRNA nucleotidyltransferase, coding for MNEQFRQALSVIKTLKRHGHEAYFVGGAVRDYLLQRPIGDIDIATSAHPQEVMAIFPRTVPVGIAHGTVMVIERGVSYEVTTFRKEGRYEDYRRPKDVTFVRSLNEDLQRRDFTMNAIAMNEYGEIIDPFGGVEALKQRIIETVGDAAERFNEDALRMMRALRFVSQLGFSLSLKTKQAIIQYGHLLQHIAVERIAVEFEKLLLGPFVSKAIALLVETNLFAYLPELATKKEELIKLSSYSLVPVDRIEAWAQFAFVVHFHREQLKNWKLSNHLIRDILICLKALEHIRSLTDWTIDALYEYGPYIPHIERIRAAVYDDKPSVHSLLKQWEMLPIRNRKELAINGHDLLVLFKKKGGPWLSEMIENIERAVLHRQVENEKEKLKEWAMCNQKRENNC
- a CDS encoding bifunctional biotin--[acetyl-CoA-carboxylase] synthetase/biotin operon repressor yields the protein MQSETRKQLLKLFTEAGETFLSGQKISEQLGCSRTAIWKHIEDLRKEGFEVEAVRKLGYRLKKMPDKLNANELQLGLKTKRFGWSVYDQESVPSTQQLAHQLAHEGAEEGTVVIAEEQTAGRGRLNRSWHSPKGTGIWMSIILRPSIPLQQAPQLTLLVAVAVAQTIQEITNIVPDIKWPNDILINGKKVAGILTELQADPDQVRAVIVGIGMNVNQKQFPNDIAPIATSLAIETGRTFHRPKIVQTLLQKLEQLYEQYLQHGFLPIKLLWEGYSVTIGQQIVARTLNGAIRGVALGITDSGTLKVQTEDGAVHYIYSADIEIKKQ
- the panB gene encoding 3-methyl-2-oxobutanoate hydroxymethyltransferase — translated: MKTKLDFLNMKKNHEPIVMLTAYDYPSAKLAEAAGVDMILVGDSLGMVVLGYDSTIPVTVADMIHHTKAVRRGAPHTFIVTDMPFMSYSTVNDALQHAKAIMQQSGANAVKVEGAGPVLQVISSLTQSGVPVVAHLGLTPQSVGVLGGYKVQGKDAESARRLLEEAKACEQAGAIALVLECVPKQLGEAITKQLAIPTIGIGAGVGTDGQVLVYHDVLGYGVERVPKFVKQYANVQQTMQQALAEYVADVKTRQFPSDGQSFMMNEQQWLALYGGK
- the panC gene encoding pantoate--beta-alanine ligase encodes the protein MITIEKIEQMQDCIMAERQKGKTIGFVPTMGYLHEGHVALLERARKENDIVVLSIFVNPLQFGPNEDFDRYPRDFERDYKIAERAGVDIIFYPSVTEMYPHEPSVTVKVHERVDVLCGKSRPGHFDGVATVVTKLFHIVMPHRAYFGLKDAQQVAVIDGLIRDFHFPIELVAVPTVREDDGLAKSSRNVYLSEQERQEAPALYAALQKGKTLIEAGERDVETVRKAIVHHIEQYTTGVIDYVEIYSYPELQPLDTLRGKIIVALAVRFTNARLIDNIVMNVQ
- the panD gene encoding aspartate 1-decarboxylase, which gives rise to MFRTLMNAKIHRARVTEANLNYVGSITIDEDILDAVGMVPNEKVQIVNNNNGARFETYIIPGERGSGVFCLNGAAARLVQKDDIIIVISYVLVPEEKLASHRPKIAIMDEHNRIKELIVQEPAATVL
- the dinG gene encoding ATP-dependent DNA helicase DinG — translated: MNDRFVVVDIETTGNAPKKEDRIIQIGFVVIEGGKVSERFSTFVQPERDIPLFIQQLTGIDHAMVHDAPPFQHIAAMLVEQWEGAYFVAHNVQFDWAFLQEEFIRSGIQPPTCRLLDTVELARFLMPTQSSYKLNHLAEALSLAHDRPHQADYDAEATAQLLLFLLHKLSRLPLVTLKQLRRHSQPLKSDLTALLDKFISKKERSLQTNESIVEYEGIALKAWDSPKRVDRHEHLPSFLQWFATNPFVAPFEYREGQKQMMDDVNYALQTCQHALIEAGTGVGKTMAYLLPAVFYAVKQQQPIVVSTYTLQLQKQMIEKELPRVAQLVPFPFTTAVLKGKRNYMSVRKFARTLKRIDTNYDIALTKCQLLVWLTETETGDVDELNLTAGGALFWEDVHSDDTNEEYDFFVRAKEKAKHAHVIITNHSFVMHDLTADEKFLPPYEQLIIDEAHHLEDVAAHFFGRHVSYEYIRLLWTRMNDIAMIHKMGALRSLLGDLEYELNQLFQSLRHYVLRRQKGDGRMRYRFVPWKEYGKEWSGTIELLMRIMNDVQQLSQMINDIPKEDVKPFTTFIDTLCTLQHLLTSDDDDIVRWLEVDAKAAVNAVTVISQPLDLAHFFADQLFSRKRSVILTSATLTTNARFSFIISRLGLDDFYPFTRIIPSPFSYEKQAALMVPTDLPTFPSVTVEQYAEHAAQQVIRIARHTRGRMLVLFTSYELLKQTYVYAKQFNDDQFVLLAQGVSGGNAAKLTRHFQQFEQAILFGTSSFWEGIDLPGSEVTCVVIVRLPFAPPDDPVMEAKSDYIRAKGGNPFYDLSLPQAILRFKQGFGRLIRTKEDRGIIFVFDQRLLTASYSKYFLQSLPPIRVYHAPLLELLQHVNEWL
- a CDS encoding ComEC/Rec2 family competence protein, yielding MKGVGVLQWVLLFLICNSLMHPSTSAGHIQKIDMMLEEEEMAIIFLPLSDGEATLFKHASGKTVLLNTGAPHTERELKRWFEHFHITEIDELLLTSDDREYIGNVKWIEQTYGPKVVSEWKEQKVYEPFPHFRMQPLYIDNGDVTMSIQYGRLRLLYMAHASDDVEQKLMTMPLSDVNILKIAHFGVNDYPRTSFLKHVDPQVAIIFKKHGSWTNERLLERLYAAWIDCYETNRFGVIVVKCNLEEYDVMTF
- a CDS encoding YpmA family protein, with protein sequence MESKIEVLATVKVEYSSDLYKIVDCLNRTLKEKDLMFGLALDEENKEKAVFTIYRT
- a CDS encoding DUF5590 domain-containing protein, with the translated sequence MKKVLIAFVCLLFTALFLYIDAYSDAVSSKNESEQRAMKQAEKKGIIHIDDVYTYRGSEVYVIVIGKNDEGEQMIAWVTEKGEIIDVRKASEGITKQQAQSSIKTYHPKEVVSVKLGMEKGIPLWEITYIDERDRYSFYYVRFEDGAFLKRYHFARGKDS